In Gossypium arboreum isolate Shixiya-1 chromosome 6, ASM2569848v2, whole genome shotgun sequence, the following are encoded in one genomic region:
- the LOC108484448 gene encoding uncharacterized protein LOC108484448 isoform X1, whose amino-acid sequence MTDNRDSDTLILVDNSFGRLPDHLLIEIFIRLPVSEWAQISCVKKQWASLFLGECLWQAALMRTFPSASQAKRWPGPIPQGLSKRRFAALYVGKHIFALDDEIDEILGHTYLFLKEQLELSNMPPPSGILHGTIIDQFITCGKSRDVAHELASQIWLAVLDNLDENQHTFLLLKRLALEGDVFLPFPYSRSIKVQWRVFEKLFTDFRDCFDPADYYDVLAIAKNKFQPIPSAWLGF is encoded by the exons ATGACCGATAATAGGGATAGTGACACTctaatattggttgataattcatttggAAGGCTTCCTGATCATCTCCTAATTGAAATTTTCATCAGACTGCCAGTTTCAGAGTGGGCTCAAATATCTTGTGTCAAAAAACAGTGGGCCAGCTTGTTTCTCGGAGAATGCTTGTGGCAAGCTGCTCTAATGAGGACATTTCCGTCAGCTAGCCAAGCTAAAAGGTGGCCTGGACCTATTCCTCAAGGTCTAAGCAAAAG GAGATTTGCAGCTTTATATGTTGGTAAACATATCTTTGCACTAGACGATGAGATAGATGAGATTTTAGGCCACACATATTTATTTTTGAAAGAGCAGCTTGAACTTTCAAATATGCCACCTCCTTCCGGGATACTTCATGGAACCATAATCG ATCAATTTATCACTTGTGGTAAATCAAGAGATGTCGCCCATGAGCTTGCTTCGCAGATTTGGCTGGCTGTTCTTGACAATTTGGACGAAAACCAGCACACATTTCTTTTACTTAAGCGCCTTGCTCTTGAGGGGGAC GTTTTTCTTCCGTTCCCGTACTCTAGATCAATCAAAGTACAATGGAGGGTGTTCGAGAAGCTCTTCACAGATTTCCGCGACTGCTTCGATCCGGCAGATTACTATGATGTTCTGGCAATAGCGAAGAACAAGTTTCAACCGATTCCATCTGCATGGTTAGGATTCTAA
- the LOC108484448 gene encoding uncharacterized protein LOC108484448 isoform X3: MRTFPSASQAKRWPGPIPQGLSKRRFAALYVGKHIFALDDEIDEILGHTYLFLKEQLELSNMPPPSGILHGTIIDQFITCGKSRDVAHELASQIWLAVLDNLDENQHTFLLLKRLALEGDVFLPFPYSRSIKVQWRVFEKLFTDFRDCFDPADYYDVLAIAKNKFQPIPSAWF; the protein is encoded by the exons ATGAGGACATTTCCGTCAGCTAGCCAAGCTAAAAGGTGGCCTGGACCTATTCCTCAAGGTCTAAGCAAAAG GAGATTTGCAGCTTTATATGTTGGTAAACATATCTTTGCACTAGACGATGAGATAGATGAGATTTTAGGCCACACATATTTATTTTTGAAAGAGCAGCTTGAACTTTCAAATATGCCACCTCCTTCCGGGATACTTCATGGAACCATAATCG ATCAATTTATCACTTGTGGTAAATCAAGAGATGTCGCCCATGAGCTTGCTTCGCAGATTTGGCTGGCTGTTCTTGACAATTTGGACGAAAACCAGCACACATTTCTTTTACTTAAGCGCCTTGCTCTTGAGGGGGAC GTTTTTCTTCCGTTCCCGTACTCTAGATCAATCAAAGTACAATGGAGGGTGTTCGAGAAGCTCTTCACAGATTTCCGCGACTGCTTCGATCCGGCAGATTACTATGATGTTCTGGCAATAGCGAAGAACAAGTTTCAACCGATTCCATCTGCATG GTTTTAG
- the LOC108484448 gene encoding uncharacterized protein LOC108484448 isoform X2 — MTDNRDSDTLILVDNSFGRLPDHLLIEIFIRLPVSEWAQISCVKKQWASLFLGECLWQAALMRTFPSASQAKRWPGPIPQGLSKRRFAALYVGKHIFALDDEIDEILGHTYLFLKEQLELSNMPPPSGILHGTIIDQFITCGKSRDVAHELASQIWLAVLDNLDENQHTFLLLKRLALEGDVFLPFPYSRSIKVQWRVFEKLFTDFRDCFDPADYYDVLAIAKNKFQPIPSAWF, encoded by the exons ATGACCGATAATAGGGATAGTGACACTctaatattggttgataattcatttggAAGGCTTCCTGATCATCTCCTAATTGAAATTTTCATCAGACTGCCAGTTTCAGAGTGGGCTCAAATATCTTGTGTCAAAAAACAGTGGGCCAGCTTGTTTCTCGGAGAATGCTTGTGGCAAGCTGCTCTAATGAGGACATTTCCGTCAGCTAGCCAAGCTAAAAGGTGGCCTGGACCTATTCCTCAAGGTCTAAGCAAAAG GAGATTTGCAGCTTTATATGTTGGTAAACATATCTTTGCACTAGACGATGAGATAGATGAGATTTTAGGCCACACATATTTATTTTTGAAAGAGCAGCTTGAACTTTCAAATATGCCACCTCCTTCCGGGATACTTCATGGAACCATAATCG ATCAATTTATCACTTGTGGTAAATCAAGAGATGTCGCCCATGAGCTTGCTTCGCAGATTTGGCTGGCTGTTCTTGACAATTTGGACGAAAACCAGCACACATTTCTTTTACTTAAGCGCCTTGCTCTTGAGGGGGAC GTTTTTCTTCCGTTCCCGTACTCTAGATCAATCAAAGTACAATGGAGGGTGTTCGAGAAGCTCTTCACAGATTTCCGCGACTGCTTCGATCCGGCAGATTACTATGATGTTCTGGCAATAGCGAAGAACAAGTTTCAACCGATTCCATCTGCATG GTTTTAG